From Solidesulfovibrio carbinoliphilus subsp. oakridgensis, the proteins below share one genomic window:
- a CDS encoding efflux RND transporter permease subunit, whose translation MTDLFIKRPVATTLLMAALVFFGIVSYFSLPISEMPSIDFPTIQVSASLPGADPETMASAVATPLERQFTSISGLQSMSSSNSLGTTTITLQFDLSRNIDGAGTDVLTYINAAQGSLPSNMPSPPTFQKVNPADMPIIYIRVSSDTMPLYRVTNYAKVYIAQRISMINGVAQVAVYGDQTYSPRVQVDPDRLASLGIGVDEVATAFDNETVLQPTGSLYGLDKLFTIKAQGQLTSATAYNRQIIAYRNGKPVRLQDVGRTIDSTINDKNAAFFDQQQGIVIAVKRAAGTNTIQLVDAIRAMMPNITATLPPSVNLEFLYDRSISIKEAIDDVQFTLLLSIVLVVIVVYLFLNNLPATIIAGLALPTALIGTLSIMVFFNFSIDNLSAMAIILAVGFVVDDAIVMIENIVRHTEMGKKIMQASLDGARQIGFTIISMTLSLVAVFIPIMFMAGILGRVLNEMAVTITLCILVSGFVTLSLTPMLCSRFLSGKISESGKFFKWIERGYEKSLHFALRWRFFVMILSVGILGLTLWLFTIVPMGFIPPTDSGIFYAFGMAEQSASFETMKDRVLKVGRIFMADPDVFKFIGVVGVGGPNTSMNNVAMFPLLKSMDERKRSAQQIIDDLRPKMAQVPDLFVFMYNPPSIQIGGKQTKALYQFTLLSPDPTELYPVARKMTAAMRKLPQLADVNTDMQIDGPQVRIDIDRDKAKSLGISASSIETALMTAYAARQVTNLYGATDTYKVIVEVQPEFQRRPDLLNKLYVKSGQVDSNGNPIMVPLNGLVKMTEDVGPLVVNHTGQLTSVTISFNTAGKYSLGEAVTALQDLSKKELPANISYIFEGQATAFQESLASVPFLLFLAIMIIYLILGILYESFIHPVTILSGLPSAALGGLITLLVFGRQLDLYGFIGIIMLIGIVKKNSIMVIDFAIEAEKEGKTSFDAVFEGCVVRFRPIMMTTVAAIAGIFPIALGLGAGGDARQPLGLVVAGGLIISQVVTLYLTPVFYTYMDDLQSWLTGHKDEKDQTALPR comes from the coding sequence ATGACCGACCTCTTTATCAAGCGGCCGGTCGCGACCACGCTCCTTATGGCCGCGTTGGTCTTCTTCGGCATTGTCTCGTATTTTTCGCTGCCAATAAGCGAAATGCCGAGCATCGACTTTCCCACCATCCAGGTGTCGGCGAGCCTGCCCGGCGCGGACCCGGAAACCATGGCCTCGGCCGTGGCCACCCCGCTCGAACGGCAGTTCACCTCCATTTCGGGCCTGCAATCCATGAGTTCGAGCAACTCGCTCGGCACCACCACCATCACGCTCCAGTTCGACCTGTCGCGCAACATCGACGGCGCGGGCACCGATGTCCTCACCTACATCAACGCCGCCCAGGGCAGCCTGCCGAGCAACATGCCGAGCCCCCCGACCTTCCAGAAGGTCAACCCGGCCGACATGCCCATCATCTACATCCGCGTCTCGAGCGACACCATGCCGCTGTACCGCGTGACCAACTACGCCAAGGTCTACATCGCCCAGCGCATCTCCATGATCAACGGCGTGGCCCAGGTGGCGGTCTACGGCGACCAGACCTATTCCCCGCGCGTCCAGGTCGACCCGGACCGGCTGGCTTCGCTCGGCATCGGCGTGGACGAGGTGGCGACCGCCTTTGACAACGAAACCGTGCTCCAGCCCACCGGCTCCCTCTACGGCCTCGACAAGCTCTTCACCATCAAGGCGCAAGGCCAGCTGACCAGCGCCACGGCCTACAACCGCCAGATCATCGCCTACCGAAACGGCAAGCCCGTGCGCCTCCAGGACGTGGGCCGCACCATCGACTCCACCATAAACGACAAGAACGCCGCCTTTTTCGACCAGCAGCAGGGCATCGTCATCGCGGTCAAGCGGGCCGCCGGCACCAACACCATCCAGCTCGTGGACGCCATCCGGGCCATGATGCCGAACATCACGGCCACCCTGCCCCCGTCGGTCAACCTGGAATTTCTCTACGACCGGTCGATTTCCATCAAAGAGGCCATCGACGACGTCCAGTTCACCCTGCTCCTCTCCATCGTCCTGGTCGTCATCGTGGTCTACCTGTTCCTCAACAACCTTCCGGCCACCATCATCGCCGGCCTGGCCCTGCCGACGGCCCTTATCGGCACGCTCTCGATCATGGTGTTCTTCAACTTCTCCATCGACAACCTGTCGGCCATGGCCATCATCCTGGCCGTGGGCTTCGTGGTGGACGACGCCATCGTCATGATCGAGAACATCGTGCGCCACACCGAGATGGGCAAAAAGATCATGCAGGCCTCCCTGGACGGGGCGCGGCAGATCGGGTTCACCATCATCTCCATGACCCTGTCGTTGGTCGCGGTCTTCATTCCCATCATGTTCATGGCCGGCATCCTCGGCCGGGTCCTGAACGAAATGGCCGTGACCATCACCCTTTGCATCCTGGTCTCGGGCTTTGTCACCCTGTCGCTCACGCCCATGCTCTGCAGCCGGTTTCTTTCGGGCAAGATTTCGGAGTCGGGCAAATTCTTCAAATGGATCGAGCGCGGCTACGAGAAGTCGCTCCACTTCGCCCTGCGCTGGCGCTTTTTCGTCATGATCCTGTCCGTCGGCATCCTCGGGCTCACGCTCTGGCTGTTCACCATCGTGCCCATGGGATTCATTCCGCCGACCGACTCCGGCATCTTCTACGCCTTCGGCATGGCCGAGCAGAGCGCCTCGTTCGAGACCATGAAGGACCGGGTGCTGAAGGTCGGACGCATCTTCATGGCCGATCCGGACGTGTTCAAGTTCATCGGCGTGGTCGGCGTCGGCGGCCCCAACACGTCCATGAACAACGTGGCCATGTTTCCGCTGCTGAAATCCATGGACGAACGCAAACGCAGCGCCCAGCAGATCATCGACGACCTGCGCCCGAAAATGGCGCAGGTGCCGGATCTTTTCGTCTTCATGTACAATCCGCCCTCCATCCAGATCGGCGGCAAGCAGACCAAGGCCCTCTACCAGTTCACCCTGCTCTCTCCGGACCCGACCGAACTCTACCCCGTGGCCCGGAAGATGACCGCGGCCATGCGCAAGCTGCCGCAGCTGGCCGACGTCAACACGGACATGCAGATCGACGGCCCCCAAGTCCGCATCGACATCGACCGCGACAAGGCCAAATCGCTCGGCATCTCCGCCTCGTCCATCGAAACCGCGCTCATGACCGCCTACGCCGCCAGGCAGGTCACCAACCTCTACGGCGCGACCGACACCTACAAGGTCATCGTGGAGGTCCAGCCCGAGTTCCAGCGCCGGCCGGATCTCTTGAACAAGCTCTACGTCAAGTCGGGCCAGGTCGACTCCAACGGCAATCCCATCATGGTGCCCTTAAACGGCCTGGTCAAAATGACCGAGGACGTGGGACCGCTCGTGGTCAACCACACCGGCCAGCTGACCTCGGTCACCATCTCGTTCAACACCGCCGGTAAATATTCCCTGGGCGAGGCCGTGACCGCCTTGCAGGACCTGTCGAAAAAGGAACTGCCGGCCAACATCAGCTACATCTTCGAAGGCCAGGCCACGGCCTTCCAGGAGTCCCTGGCCAGCGTGCCGTTCCTGCTGTTTCTGGCCATCATGATCATCTACCTGATCCTCGGCATCCTCTACGAGAGCTTCATCCACCCGGTCACCATCCTGTCCGGCCTGCCTTCGGCGGCCCTTGGCGGCCTCATCACGCTCCTCGTCTTCGGCCGCCAGCTCGACCTCTACGGCTTCATCGGCATCATCATGCTGATCGGCATCGTCAAGAAGAACTCGATCATGGTCATCGACTTCGCCATCGAGGCCGAGAAAGAGGGCAAGACCTCGTTTGACGCCGTGTTCGAGGGCTGCGTGGTCCGGTTCCGGCCGATCATGATGACGACGGTCGCGGCCATTG
- a CDS encoding efflux RND transporter periplasmic adaptor subunit, which yields MPVSLPRRFVGHCARFFPCGLAALTLLSLLCLAGCDRKKPAAEAPSPVEVTVLTAKATTAPMAVDGIGHVYAVRTVSVRSQVTGVIKKTLVGEGDVVKEGQSLLVIDPAPYKAQLDQATSTLGRDKATAEQSKRDWLRYKDLVAQGVVSQDDYEQKRTTYQQALEQVRVDEAAVVSAQVNLAYCYIASPSSGVVSLQSYKTGNLVEANKDIIFTVNQIQPINVQFAVAERYLPDIRDYASKGKTLAVTASTPSHPEKTAKGKLTVINNTVDVNSGTITLQGEFPNQDLLLWPGQFVNASVVLADTTDTILLPSSALVTTQDGASVFIAKADNTVEVRPVTVGRKIGPDTVVEKGVAAGEKVITSGQIKLFPGVPIKIVEPAAYKDGPVSPTAVADRDKKPAEPSKAGQGN from the coding sequence ATGCCCGTTTCACTCCCACGCCGTTTTGTGGGGCATTGCGCCCGCTTTTTCCCCTGCGGGTTGGCCGCCCTGACCCTCCTGTCCCTCCTGTGCCTCGCCGGCTGCGACCGGAAAAAACCCGCGGCCGAGGCCCCGTCCCCGGTGGAAGTGACCGTGCTGACGGCCAAGGCCACCACCGCCCCCATGGCCGTCGACGGCATCGGCCACGTCTATGCCGTGCGCACGGTGAGCGTCAGGTCCCAGGTCACGGGCGTGATCAAAAAGACGCTGGTCGGCGAGGGCGACGTGGTCAAGGAAGGGCAGTCGCTCCTCGTCATCGACCCGGCCCCCTACAAGGCCCAACTCGACCAGGCCACGAGCACCCTCGGCCGCGACAAGGCCACGGCCGAGCAGAGCAAGCGCGACTGGTTGCGCTACAAGGACCTGGTGGCCCAGGGCGTGGTCAGCCAGGACGACTACGAGCAGAAGCGCACCACCTACCAGCAGGCCCTGGAGCAGGTGCGCGTGGACGAGGCGGCCGTGGTCAGCGCCCAGGTCAACCTGGCCTACTGCTACATCGCCTCCCCCAGTTCCGGCGTGGTCAGCCTCCAGTCCTACAAGACCGGCAACCTCGTCGAGGCCAACAAGGACATCATTTTCACCGTCAACCAGATCCAGCCCATAAACGTCCAGTTCGCCGTGGCCGAGCGCTACCTGCCGGACATCCGCGACTACGCGTCCAAGGGCAAGACCCTGGCCGTTACGGCGAGCACACCCAGCCATCCGGAAAAGACGGCCAAGGGCAAGCTCACGGTCATCAACAACACCGTGGACGTCAATTCCGGCACCATCACCCTGCAGGGCGAATTCCCCAACCAGGACCTTCTCCTGTGGCCCGGCCAGTTCGTCAACGCCTCGGTGGTCCTGGCCGACACGACCGACACCATCCTCTTGCCGTCAAGCGCCCTGGTCACCACCCAGGACGGCGCCTCGGTCTTCATCGCCAAGGCCGACAACACCGTGGAAGTCCGACCCGTGACCGTGGGACGCAAGATCGGCCCGGACACGGTGGTGGAAAAGGGCGTGGCCGCCGGCGAAAAGGTCATCACTTCCGGCCAGATCAAGCTGTTCCCGGGCGTGCCCATCAAGATCGTCGAGCCCGCGGCCTATAAGGACGGCCCGGTGTCGCCCACCGCCGTGGCGGACAGGGACAAGAAACCGGCCGAACCGTCCAAGGCAGGCCAGGGGAACTAG